The Ictalurus furcatus strain D&B chromosome 5, Billie_1.0, whole genome shotgun sequence genome includes a region encoding these proteins:
- the fhad1 gene encoding forkhead-associated domain-containing protein 1 isoform X2, translating into MRGYLKTLNWIFKLQPKSTTVGKHRDSHLCLQNGGVDEHHATIEWNEMEHCYVLNDLNSAHGTYVNDCHIHNVAVRLTPGDEIYFGYGGSAYKLLVDPADPLPVLPIQSSISPAGVRSRALSSSVTPHPPRRPRPVSAGATRSSLGTNVQDYSGSSRKRGSCASTIGRGLVFRNASMSQSCQSMQDLLQDKEESWARCREEQSGVLASQGEAQRKECMISALREEVSALRLQLSQSNQNDPDISHKLHNLTRDIQEKKEEIQQLKEQMLEMQVRSDERNGQAVAERDQRISNLKKQLDKLKSENSKSAALINNTQKDLLAQEKQALKLAAEVDNLRKDARHKDAQLSNMANKLSKLKEIEKHQEEFLAREKEVVSFKKTVEQMEITLREKQREIKQQNTERDLLKHRLDQTTQEQSCLQSEMSKLKLQQQQTLQREQKAQSELKHTQTRLENICRQIMKHVLVTSETVSEQELSNQKEVNNSRVQELEQQLQEHNENQRVVEEDTGKLKARLAEFQSNVQKVYLVDAMQRQISAFQDENVCPAVSWVQTHTLSILTSLHTLLQDTAHSLLATGVEVSEKTGGVSGAVKTLCQQHQEIQSQLRRLQAEKKKFEEREDQAQAQQKLQAKMEDNVKLQLEKMSTDLEAIRKAEAVLRLEMETQELKWRTNLEEAEKREIELKERVREVELQEEQWRKKVKEEEVREDEWRRRVEEALQRGAEQERERTRVEIEEYKEQVRQHAHTIVAFEEQMNSAIQKARKMQEERDSLTHQLTEAFNKVEDLKQSLSSEQQQLKQTVTSLRASLGVSQQEMVRQGEVTASLSRDLAHAHARLSDLTGELSEQQKMELETHKALVVDQRMQLSMLTQKLTVTTELLEQKEEELKTLREKLIRTETDLKRERTEHAGLLPLTSPHTKDVAIMVSPSYVPNQVSKRKGCRQEEMICQGKQTLNALKGRISAVEHKRPCKVLAQQREPMRQDQKKPVQMKGQRLKRSAAKRDSFSSVSGFAFPEALSEAALERTARLDLSDALELSEMTYVDLARALCEALELSEGQLSGCIPLKHLPPGEREHMALLRQEDLELLRSRLALQNSQSQNKDLLLQECQKEIQTLRNSQAIGQQLQIELDNVHSELATLKLENSTLRQTLEDMQTQLQHYSNHRKSMAPNIDKMEGRSRRIGHHDCIPDNNFGKVAVMKRLKKPAKKQRAEGEKDVPRNEHEERES; encoded by the exons ATGAGAGGTTATCTTAAAACTTTAAACTGGATATTTAAACTCCAACCCAAGAGCACTACGGTGGGAAAACACAGGGATTCACATCTCTGTCTCCAG AATGGTGGTGTGGATGAGCACCATGCTACTATTGAATGGAATGAAATGGAGCACTGCTATGTTCTTAACGACCTGAACTCTGCCCATGGCACTTATGTCAATGACTGTCACATACACAACGTAGCAGTGCGTCTTACACCAGGGGATGAGATTTACTTTGGCTATGGAGGATCAGCCTACAAGCTCTTAGTAGATCCTGCAGACCCA CTCCCTGTTCTGCCTATACAGTCATCCATTTCTCCAGCTGGAGTAAGGAGTCGTGCTCTGTCCTCTTCTGTtactcctcatcctcctcgCAGGCCTCGACCTGTAAGTGCAGGAGCTACACGCAGCAGTTTGGGCACAAATGTTCAAGATTACAGTGGCTCCTCTCGTAAAAGAG GAAGCTGTGCTAGCACTATAGGAAGAGGACTCGTTTTTAGAAATGCAAGCATGTCCCAGAGCTGTCAAAGTATGCAGGACTTATTACAAGACAAG GAAGAAAGCTGGGCACGGTGTAGGGAGGAACAGAGTGGTGTGCTGGCATCTCAGGGTGAAGCTCAAAGGAAGGAGTGTATGATCTCAGCTCTGAGGGAGGAAGTGTCAGCACTCCGGTTACAGCTTTCCCAGAGCAACCAGAATGACCCAGACATCAGTCACAAGCTGCACAACCTGACCAGAGACATCcaggagaaaaaagaagagatcCAACAGCTAAAGGAGCAG ATGCTGGAGATGCAGGTGAGATCTGATGAGCGTAATGGCCAGGCTGTAgcagagagagatcagaggatcAGCAATCTCAAAAAACAGCTGGATAAGCTGAAGAGTGAAAACAGCAAGTCAGCAG CACTGATCAACAACACACAGAAGGATCTGTTGGCTCAGGAGAAACAGGCATTAAAACTGGCTGCTGAAGTTGACAATCTCAGAAAAGATGCAAGACACAAGGATGCTCAGCTTAGTAACATGGCTAATAAG CTGTCAAAGCTGAAAGAGATTGAGAAGCATCAGGAGGAGTTTCTTGCCAGGGAAAAAGAGGTGGTATCCTTCAAAAAG ACTGTGGAGCAGATGGAGATAactctgagagagaaacagagagagataaaacagcagaatacagagagagacttACTCAAACACAGACTGGACCAGACGACACAG GAGCAAAGCTGTCTGCAGTCGGAGATGAGCAAACTGAAGCTGCAGCAGCAGCAAACACTCCAGAGAGAACAGAAAGCTCAATcagaactaaaacacacacagacaagg CTTGAGAACATTTGCAGACAAATTATGAAACATGTACTCGTCACATCAGAAACAGTATCAGAACAGGAG TTAAGTAACCAGAAGGAAGTGAATAACTCCAGAGTGCAGGAATTAGAGCAACAACTGCAAGAACACAATGAGAACCAAAGGGTGGTGGAAGAAGACACTGGGAAACTCAAAGCCAGACTTGCTGAATTTCAG AGTAATGTACAAAAGGTATATTTGGTAGATGCCATGCAGAGGCAAATATCTGCTTTCCAGGATGAGAATGTGTGTCCTGCAGTCAGCTGGGTTcagactcacacactctctatacTGACCAGTCTACACACACTGCTACAGGACACAGCACACTCACTGCTGGCAACAGGGGTTGAGGTGTCTGAGAAGACTGGAG GAGTCTCAGGTGCTGTAAAAACATTGTGCCAGCAGCACCAGGAGATCCAGTCACAACTCAGGAGGCTACAG GCAGAGAAGAAGAAGTTTGAAGAGAGGGAGGACCAAGCTCAGGCACAACAGAAACTTCAG GCAAAAATGGAGGACAATGTGAAACTGCAGCTGGAGAAAATGAGCACTGATCTGGAGGCAATCAGAAAAGCTGAA GCTGTTTTACGACTGGAGATGGAGACACAGGAGTTGAAGTGGCGCACCAATCTGGAGGAAGCAGAGAAAAGAGAAATTGAACTGAAGGAGAGGGTTAGAGAAGTAGAGCTGCAAGAGGAGCAGTGGAGAAAAaaagtgaaggaggaggaggtaaGAGAAGATGAGTGGAGGAGAAGAGTAGAGGAGGCCCTGCAGAGAGGagcagagcaagagagagagagaaccagagtGGAGATTGAGGAGTACAAGGAGCAG GTGCGGCAACATGCTCACACCATTGTTGCCTTCGAGGAGCAAATGAATTCAGCAATACAGAAAGCGAGAAAGATGCAGGAAGAGAGAGACTCACTAACACATCAGCTTACAG AGGCATTTAACAAGGTGGAGGATCTCAAACAAAGTCTTTCATCAGAGCAACAGCAACTGAAGCAGACAGTGACATCCCTCAG GGCATCACTTGGAGTGTCCCAACAGGAAATGGTAAGGCAGGGTGAGGTCACTGCATCTCTCAGTCGTGACCTCGCCCACGCCCACGCTCGTCTCTCTGACCTCACAG GAGAACTGAGTGAACAGCAGAAAATGGAGCTGGAGACACACAAAGCTTTAGTAGTGGACCAGAGAATGCAACTGAGCATGCTTACACAGAAGTTAACAGTGACCACTGAGCTGCTTGAACAGAAAGAAGAGGAACTgaagacactgagagagaaattgat ACGAACAGAGACAGatttgaagagagagaggacagagcaTGCAGGCCTTCTTCCTCTAACAAGCCCACACACTAAG GATGTTGCCATTATGGTTAGTCCCAGCTATGTGCCTAATCAGGTGTCCAAGCGCAAAGGTTGTCGTCAAGAAGAAATGATATGTCAGGGCAAACAAACCCTCAATGCACTGAAAGGGAGGATTAGTGCTGTAGAGCACAAAAGGCCCTGCA AGGTGTTGGCCCAGCAGAGGGAGCCAATGAGACAGGACCAAAAGAAACCAGTTCAAATGAAAGGTCAAAGGCTTAAGAGATCTGCAGCAAAAAGAGACTCCTTCAGCTCTGTG AGTGGCTTTGCCTTCCCTGAGGCTCTGAGTGAAGCAGCACTGGAACGCACAGCAAGACTGGACTTGTCTGATGCTTTGGAGCTAAGTGAGATGACG TATGTGGATCTGGCACGTGCATTGTGTGAAGCTCTGGAGTTGAGTGAGGGACAGCTTTCAGGATGTATCCCACTGAAGCACCTGCCGCCAGGGGAGAGAGAGCACATGGCCTTGCTCAGACAGGAAGACCTGGAGCTGCTACGAAGCCGACTCGCCCTGCAGAACAGCCAGAGCCAAAACAAAGATCTGCTACTGCAAGAGTGCCAGAAGGAAATACAGACACTCAG GAACAGCCAGGCCATTGGGCAGCAGCTGCAGATTGAGCTGGATAATGTGCATTCAGAGCTGGCtacactgaaactggagaacaGTACACTACGCCAGACCCTGGAGGACATGCAGACCCAGCTCCAACACTACTCTAACCACAGGAAGAGCATG
- the fhad1 gene encoding forkhead-associated domain-containing protein 1 isoform X1 yields MRGYLKTLNWIFKLQPKSTTVGKHRDSHLCLQNGGVDEHHATIEWNEMEHCYVLNDLNSAHGTYVNDCHIHNVAVRLTPGDEIYFGYGGSAYKLLVDPADPLPVLPIQSSISPAGVRSRALSSSVTPHPPRRPRPVSAGATRSSLGTNVQDYSGSSRKRGSCASTIGRGLVFRNASMSQSCQSMQDLLQDKEESWARCREEQSGVLASQGEAQRKECMISALREEVSALRLQLSQSNQNDPDISHKLHNLTRDIQEKKEEIQQLKEQMLEMQVRSDERNGQAVAERDQRISNLKKQLDKLKSENSKSAALINNTQKDLLAQEKQALKLAAEVDNLRKDARHKDAQLSNMANKLSKLKEIEKHQEEFLAREKEVVSFKKTVEQMEITLREKQREIKQQNTERDLLKHRLDQTTQEQSCLQSEMSKLKLQQQQTLQREQKAQSELKHTQTRLENICRQIMKHVLVTSETVSEQEILNRLSKLSNQKEVNNSRVQELEQQLQEHNENQRVVEEDTGKLKARLAEFQSNVQKVYLVDAMQRQISAFQDENVCPAVSWVQTHTLSILTSLHTLLQDTAHSLLATGVEVSEKTGGVSGAVKTLCQQHQEIQSQLRRLQAEKKKFEEREDQAQAQQKLQAKMEDNVKLQLEKMSTDLEAIRKAEAVLRLEMETQELKWRTNLEEAEKREIELKERVREVELQEEQWRKKVKEEEVREDEWRRRVEEALQRGAEQERERTRVEIEEYKEQVRQHAHTIVAFEEQMNSAIQKARKMQEERDSLTHQLTEAFNKVEDLKQSLSSEQQQLKQTVTSLRASLGVSQQEMVRQGEVTASLSRDLAHAHARLSDLTGELSEQQKMELETHKALVVDQRMQLSMLTQKLTVTTELLEQKEEELKTLREKLIRTETDLKRERTEHAGLLPLTSPHTKDVAIMVSPSYVPNQVSKRKGCRQEEMICQGKQTLNALKGRISAVEHKRPCKVLAQQREPMRQDQKKPVQMKGQRLKRSAAKRDSFSSVSGFAFPEALSEAALERTARLDLSDALELSEMTYVDLARALCEALELSEGQLSGCIPLKHLPPGEREHMALLRQEDLELLRSRLALQNSQSQNKDLLLQECQKEIQTLRNSQAIGQQLQIELDNVHSELATLKLENSTLRQTLEDMQTQLQHYSNHRKSMAPNIDKMEGRSRRIGHHDCIPDNNFGKVAVMKRLKKPAKKQRAEGEKDVPRNEHEERES; encoded by the exons ATGAGAGGTTATCTTAAAACTTTAAACTGGATATTTAAACTCCAACCCAAGAGCACTACGGTGGGAAAACACAGGGATTCACATCTCTGTCTCCAG AATGGTGGTGTGGATGAGCACCATGCTACTATTGAATGGAATGAAATGGAGCACTGCTATGTTCTTAACGACCTGAACTCTGCCCATGGCACTTATGTCAATGACTGTCACATACACAACGTAGCAGTGCGTCTTACACCAGGGGATGAGATTTACTTTGGCTATGGAGGATCAGCCTACAAGCTCTTAGTAGATCCTGCAGACCCA CTCCCTGTTCTGCCTATACAGTCATCCATTTCTCCAGCTGGAGTAAGGAGTCGTGCTCTGTCCTCTTCTGTtactcctcatcctcctcgCAGGCCTCGACCTGTAAGTGCAGGAGCTACACGCAGCAGTTTGGGCACAAATGTTCAAGATTACAGTGGCTCCTCTCGTAAAAGAG GAAGCTGTGCTAGCACTATAGGAAGAGGACTCGTTTTTAGAAATGCAAGCATGTCCCAGAGCTGTCAAAGTATGCAGGACTTATTACAAGACAAG GAAGAAAGCTGGGCACGGTGTAGGGAGGAACAGAGTGGTGTGCTGGCATCTCAGGGTGAAGCTCAAAGGAAGGAGTGTATGATCTCAGCTCTGAGGGAGGAAGTGTCAGCACTCCGGTTACAGCTTTCCCAGAGCAACCAGAATGACCCAGACATCAGTCACAAGCTGCACAACCTGACCAGAGACATCcaggagaaaaaagaagagatcCAACAGCTAAAGGAGCAG ATGCTGGAGATGCAGGTGAGATCTGATGAGCGTAATGGCCAGGCTGTAgcagagagagatcagaggatcAGCAATCTCAAAAAACAGCTGGATAAGCTGAAGAGTGAAAACAGCAAGTCAGCAG CACTGATCAACAACACACAGAAGGATCTGTTGGCTCAGGAGAAACAGGCATTAAAACTGGCTGCTGAAGTTGACAATCTCAGAAAAGATGCAAGACACAAGGATGCTCAGCTTAGTAACATGGCTAATAAG CTGTCAAAGCTGAAAGAGATTGAGAAGCATCAGGAGGAGTTTCTTGCCAGGGAAAAAGAGGTGGTATCCTTCAAAAAG ACTGTGGAGCAGATGGAGATAactctgagagagaaacagagagagataaaacagcagaatacagagagagacttACTCAAACACAGACTGGACCAGACGACACAG GAGCAAAGCTGTCTGCAGTCGGAGATGAGCAAACTGAAGCTGCAGCAGCAGCAAACACTCCAGAGAGAACAGAAAGCTCAATcagaactaaaacacacacagacaagg CTTGAGAACATTTGCAGACAAATTATGAAACATGTACTCGTCACATCAGAAACAGTATCAGAACAGGAG ATATTGAATCGTTTGTCAAAGTTAAGTAACCAGAAGGAAGTGAATAACTCCAGAGTGCAGGAATTAGAGCAACAACTGCAAGAACACAATGAGAACCAAAGGGTGGTGGAAGAAGACACTGGGAAACTCAAAGCCAGACTTGCTGAATTTCAG AGTAATGTACAAAAGGTATATTTGGTAGATGCCATGCAGAGGCAAATATCTGCTTTCCAGGATGAGAATGTGTGTCCTGCAGTCAGCTGGGTTcagactcacacactctctatacTGACCAGTCTACACACACTGCTACAGGACACAGCACACTCACTGCTGGCAACAGGGGTTGAGGTGTCTGAGAAGACTGGAG GAGTCTCAGGTGCTGTAAAAACATTGTGCCAGCAGCACCAGGAGATCCAGTCACAACTCAGGAGGCTACAG GCAGAGAAGAAGAAGTTTGAAGAGAGGGAGGACCAAGCTCAGGCACAACAGAAACTTCAG GCAAAAATGGAGGACAATGTGAAACTGCAGCTGGAGAAAATGAGCACTGATCTGGAGGCAATCAGAAAAGCTGAA GCTGTTTTACGACTGGAGATGGAGACACAGGAGTTGAAGTGGCGCACCAATCTGGAGGAAGCAGAGAAAAGAGAAATTGAACTGAAGGAGAGGGTTAGAGAAGTAGAGCTGCAAGAGGAGCAGTGGAGAAAAaaagtgaaggaggaggaggtaaGAGAAGATGAGTGGAGGAGAAGAGTAGAGGAGGCCCTGCAGAGAGGagcagagcaagagagagagagaaccagagtGGAGATTGAGGAGTACAAGGAGCAG GTGCGGCAACATGCTCACACCATTGTTGCCTTCGAGGAGCAAATGAATTCAGCAATACAGAAAGCGAGAAAGATGCAGGAAGAGAGAGACTCACTAACACATCAGCTTACAG AGGCATTTAACAAGGTGGAGGATCTCAAACAAAGTCTTTCATCAGAGCAACAGCAACTGAAGCAGACAGTGACATCCCTCAG GGCATCACTTGGAGTGTCCCAACAGGAAATGGTAAGGCAGGGTGAGGTCACTGCATCTCTCAGTCGTGACCTCGCCCACGCCCACGCTCGTCTCTCTGACCTCACAG GAGAACTGAGTGAACAGCAGAAAATGGAGCTGGAGACACACAAAGCTTTAGTAGTGGACCAGAGAATGCAACTGAGCATGCTTACACAGAAGTTAACAGTGACCACTGAGCTGCTTGAACAGAAAGAAGAGGAACTgaagacactgagagagaaattgat ACGAACAGAGACAGatttgaagagagagaggacagagcaTGCAGGCCTTCTTCCTCTAACAAGCCCACACACTAAG GATGTTGCCATTATGGTTAGTCCCAGCTATGTGCCTAATCAGGTGTCCAAGCGCAAAGGTTGTCGTCAAGAAGAAATGATATGTCAGGGCAAACAAACCCTCAATGCACTGAAAGGGAGGATTAGTGCTGTAGAGCACAAAAGGCCCTGCA AGGTGTTGGCCCAGCAGAGGGAGCCAATGAGACAGGACCAAAAGAAACCAGTTCAAATGAAAGGTCAAAGGCTTAAGAGATCTGCAGCAAAAAGAGACTCCTTCAGCTCTGTG AGTGGCTTTGCCTTCCCTGAGGCTCTGAGTGAAGCAGCACTGGAACGCACAGCAAGACTGGACTTGTCTGATGCTTTGGAGCTAAGTGAGATGACG TATGTGGATCTGGCACGTGCATTGTGTGAAGCTCTGGAGTTGAGTGAGGGACAGCTTTCAGGATGTATCCCACTGAAGCACCTGCCGCCAGGGGAGAGAGAGCACATGGCCTTGCTCAGACAGGAAGACCTGGAGCTGCTACGAAGCCGACTCGCCCTGCAGAACAGCCAGAGCCAAAACAAAGATCTGCTACTGCAAGAGTGCCAGAAGGAAATACAGACACTCAG GAACAGCCAGGCCATTGGGCAGCAGCTGCAGATTGAGCTGGATAATGTGCATTCAGAGCTGGCtacactgaaactggagaacaGTACACTACGCCAGACCCTGGAGGACATGCAGACCCAGCTCCAACACTACTCTAACCACAGGAAGAGCATG
- the fhad1 gene encoding forkhead-associated domain-containing protein 1 isoform X4, translating to MFLPHVEESWARCREEQSGVLASQGEAQRKECMISALREEVSALRLQLSQSNQNDPDISHKLHNLTRDIQEKKEEIQQLKEQMLEMQVRSDERNGQAVAERDQRISNLKKQLDKLKSENSKSAALINNTQKDLLAQEKQALKLAAEVDNLRKDARHKDAQLSNMANKLSKLKEIEKHQEEFLAREKEVVSFKKTVEQMEITLREKQREIKQQNTERDLLKHRLDQTTQEQSCLQSEMSKLKLQQQQTLQREQKAQSELKHTQTRLENICRQIMKHVLVTSETVSEQEILNRLSKLSNQKEVNNSRVQELEQQLQEHNENQRVVEEDTGKLKARLAEFQSNVQKVYLVDAMQRQISAFQDENVCPAVSWVQTHTLSILTSLHTLLQDTAHSLLATGVEVSEKTGGVSGAVKTLCQQHQEIQSQLRRLQAEKKKFEEREDQAQAQQKLQAKMEDNVKLQLEKMSTDLEAIRKAEAVLRLEMETQELKWRTNLEEAEKREIELKERVREVELQEEQWRKKVKEEEVREDEWRRRVEEALQRGAEQERERTRVEIEEYKEQVRQHAHTIVAFEEQMNSAIQKARKMQEERDSLTHQLTEAFNKVEDLKQSLSSEQQQLKQTVTSLRASLGVSQQEMVRQGEVTASLSRDLAHAHARLSDLTGELSEQQKMELETHKALVVDQRMQLSMLTQKLTVTTELLEQKEEELKTLREKLIRTETDLKRERTEHAGLLPLTSPHTKDVAIMVSPSYVPNQVSKRKGCRQEEMICQGKQTLNALKGRISAVEHKRPCKVLAQQREPMRQDQKKPVQMKGQRLKRSAAKRDSFSSVSGFAFPEALSEAALERTARLDLSDALELSEMTYVDLARALCEALELSEGQLSGCIPLKHLPPGEREHMALLRQEDLELLRSRLALQNSQSQNKDLLLQECQKEIQTLRNSQAIGQQLQIELDNVHSELATLKLENSTLRQTLEDMQTQLQHYSNHRKSMAPNIDKMEGRSRRIGHHDCIPDNNFGKVAVMKRLKKPAKKQRAEGEKDVPRNEHEERES from the exons atgtttcttccaCATGTT GAAGAAAGCTGGGCACGGTGTAGGGAGGAACAGAGTGGTGTGCTGGCATCTCAGGGTGAAGCTCAAAGGAAGGAGTGTATGATCTCAGCTCTGAGGGAGGAAGTGTCAGCACTCCGGTTACAGCTTTCCCAGAGCAACCAGAATGACCCAGACATCAGTCACAAGCTGCACAACCTGACCAGAGACATCcaggagaaaaaagaagagatcCAACAGCTAAAGGAGCAG ATGCTGGAGATGCAGGTGAGATCTGATGAGCGTAATGGCCAGGCTGTAgcagagagagatcagaggatcAGCAATCTCAAAAAACAGCTGGATAAGCTGAAGAGTGAAAACAGCAAGTCAGCAG CACTGATCAACAACACACAGAAGGATCTGTTGGCTCAGGAGAAACAGGCATTAAAACTGGCTGCTGAAGTTGACAATCTCAGAAAAGATGCAAGACACAAGGATGCTCAGCTTAGTAACATGGCTAATAAG CTGTCAAAGCTGAAAGAGATTGAGAAGCATCAGGAGGAGTTTCTTGCCAGGGAAAAAGAGGTGGTATCCTTCAAAAAG ACTGTGGAGCAGATGGAGATAactctgagagagaaacagagagagataaaacagcagaatacagagagagacttACTCAAACACAGACTGGACCAGACGACACAG GAGCAAAGCTGTCTGCAGTCGGAGATGAGCAAACTGAAGCTGCAGCAGCAGCAAACACTCCAGAGAGAACAGAAAGCTCAATcagaactaaaacacacacagacaagg CTTGAGAACATTTGCAGACAAATTATGAAACATGTACTCGTCACATCAGAAACAGTATCAGAACAGGAG ATATTGAATCGTTTGTCAAAGTTAAGTAACCAGAAGGAAGTGAATAACTCCAGAGTGCAGGAATTAGAGCAACAACTGCAAGAACACAATGAGAACCAAAGGGTGGTGGAAGAAGACACTGGGAAACTCAAAGCCAGACTTGCTGAATTTCAG AGTAATGTACAAAAGGTATATTTGGTAGATGCCATGCAGAGGCAAATATCTGCTTTCCAGGATGAGAATGTGTGTCCTGCAGTCAGCTGGGTTcagactcacacactctctatacTGACCAGTCTACACACACTGCTACAGGACACAGCACACTCACTGCTGGCAACAGGGGTTGAGGTGTCTGAGAAGACTGGAG GAGTCTCAGGTGCTGTAAAAACATTGTGCCAGCAGCACCAGGAGATCCAGTCACAACTCAGGAGGCTACAG GCAGAGAAGAAGAAGTTTGAAGAGAGGGAGGACCAAGCTCAGGCACAACAGAAACTTCAG GCAAAAATGGAGGACAATGTGAAACTGCAGCTGGAGAAAATGAGCACTGATCTGGAGGCAATCAGAAAAGCTGAA GCTGTTTTACGACTGGAGATGGAGACACAGGAGTTGAAGTGGCGCACCAATCTGGAGGAAGCAGAGAAAAGAGAAATTGAACTGAAGGAGAGGGTTAGAGAAGTAGAGCTGCAAGAGGAGCAGTGGAGAAAAaaagtgaaggaggaggaggtaaGAGAAGATGAGTGGAGGAGAAGAGTAGAGGAGGCCCTGCAGAGAGGagcagagcaagagagagagagaaccagagtGGAGATTGAGGAGTACAAGGAGCAG GTGCGGCAACATGCTCACACCATTGTTGCCTTCGAGGAGCAAATGAATTCAGCAATACAGAAAGCGAGAAAGATGCAGGAAGAGAGAGACTCACTAACACATCAGCTTACAG AGGCATTTAACAAGGTGGAGGATCTCAAACAAAGTCTTTCATCAGAGCAACAGCAACTGAAGCAGACAGTGACATCCCTCAG GGCATCACTTGGAGTGTCCCAACAGGAAATGGTAAGGCAGGGTGAGGTCACTGCATCTCTCAGTCGTGACCTCGCCCACGCCCACGCTCGTCTCTCTGACCTCACAG GAGAACTGAGTGAACAGCAGAAAATGGAGCTGGAGACACACAAAGCTTTAGTAGTGGACCAGAGAATGCAACTGAGCATGCTTACACAGAAGTTAACAGTGACCACTGAGCTGCTTGAACAGAAAGAAGAGGAACTgaagacactgagagagaaattgat ACGAACAGAGACAGatttgaagagagagaggacagagcaTGCAGGCCTTCTTCCTCTAACAAGCCCACACACTAAG GATGTTGCCATTATGGTTAGTCCCAGCTATGTGCCTAATCAGGTGTCCAAGCGCAAAGGTTGTCGTCAAGAAGAAATGATATGTCAGGGCAAACAAACCCTCAATGCACTGAAAGGGAGGATTAGTGCTGTAGAGCACAAAAGGCCCTGCA AGGTGTTGGCCCAGCAGAGGGAGCCAATGAGACAGGACCAAAAGAAACCAGTTCAAATGAAAGGTCAAAGGCTTAAGAGATCTGCAGCAAAAAGAGACTCCTTCAGCTCTGTG AGTGGCTTTGCCTTCCCTGAGGCTCTGAGTGAAGCAGCACTGGAACGCACAGCAAGACTGGACTTGTCTGATGCTTTGGAGCTAAGTGAGATGACG TATGTGGATCTGGCACGTGCATTGTGTGAAGCTCTGGAGTTGAGTGAGGGACAGCTTTCAGGATGTATCCCACTGAAGCACCTGCCGCCAGGGGAGAGAGAGCACATGGCCTTGCTCAGACAGGAAGACCTGGAGCTGCTACGAAGCCGACTCGCCCTGCAGAACAGCCAGAGCCAAAACAAAGATCTGCTACTGCAAGAGTGCCAGAAGGAAATACAGACACTCAG GAACAGCCAGGCCATTGGGCAGCAGCTGCAGATTGAGCTGGATAATGTGCATTCAGAGCTGGCtacactgaaactggagaacaGTACACTACGCCAGACCCTGGAGGACATGCAGACCCAGCTCCAACACTACTCTAACCACAGGAAGAGCATG